One genomic window of Kaistia geumhonensis includes the following:
- a CDS encoding HlyD family secretion protein, with protein MAKIALVEDAGDTGSSDPAPALLKNSEAKAEANAGATTEAKVAEAPAKPAPAAPATAEAPAPAATPVSETPAKPAGKAPAKGGRKRILLAAVAFVAVAAGGYFGHDWWTTGRFMVSTDDAYVGADAAVVAPRIAGYVAKVAFADNSAVKAGDPLVYLDDSDQKVAITAVEDQIASQQATIARIDKQIAAAKTAVDQAKTAITSAEADRELATADLDRAKRLNASQFASQQSLEQAQAASDKTAAAVDSANAGLAAAEANVDVLSAQRVEAERAIDQSNTALAQKKLDLERTVVRAPFDGVVGNRAVEAGEYVSPGQRLLALVPLSDVYVDANFKETQLAGIRPGALAHVSIDAADGESFDGKVVSIAPASGSVFSLLPPDNATGNFTKITQRVPVRIQLPAGAIESGVLRPGLSVTVEVDSRTGGSAG; from the coding sequence ATGGCCAAGATCGCCCTCGTCGAGGACGCAGGCGACACCGGATCGAGCGATCCGGCGCCGGCTCTGCTCAAGAATTCCGAAGCCAAGGCTGAAGCCAACGCCGGAGCGACGACCGAAGCGAAGGTCGCGGAAGCTCCGGCGAAGCCGGCGCCTGCTGCGCCCGCCACGGCCGAGGCCCCTGCCCCCGCGGCGACGCCCGTTTCCGAGACGCCGGCCAAGCCCGCCGGCAAGGCGCCGGCCAAGGGCGGCCGCAAGCGCATCCTGCTCGCCGCGGTCGCGTTCGTCGCGGTCGCCGCTGGCGGCTACTTCGGCCATGACTGGTGGACGACCGGCCGCTTCATGGTCTCGACCGACGACGCCTATGTCGGCGCCGATGCCGCCGTCGTGGCGCCGCGCATCGCCGGCTATGTGGCGAAGGTCGCGTTCGCCGACAACAGCGCCGTCAAGGCCGGCGACCCGCTCGTCTATCTCGACGATTCCGACCAGAAGGTCGCGATCACCGCCGTGGAAGACCAGATCGCCTCGCAACAGGCGACGATCGCGCGCATCGACAAGCAGATCGCCGCCGCGAAGACCGCCGTCGACCAGGCGAAGACCGCCATCACCTCGGCCGAGGCCGACCGTGAGCTTGCGACCGCCGATCTCGACCGTGCCAAGCGTCTGAATGCGAGCCAGTTCGCCAGCCAGCAATCGCTGGAGCAGGCGCAGGCGGCGTCCGACAAGACCGCCGCCGCCGTCGATTCGGCCAATGCCGGCCTCGCCGCCGCCGAAGCCAATGTTGATGTGCTGAGCGCGCAGCGGGTCGAGGCCGAGCGCGCCATCGACCAGTCGAACACGGCGCTTGCGCAGAAGAAGCTCGATCTCGAGCGCACCGTCGTCCGCGCCCCCTTCGACGGCGTCGTCGGCAACCGCGCCGTCGAAGCCGGCGAATATGTCTCGCCCGGCCAGCGTCTCCTCGCGCTGGTGCCGCTCAGCGACGTCTATGTCGATGCGAACTTCAAGGAAACGCAGCTCGCAGGCATCAGGCCCGGCGCGCTCGCCCATGTCAGCATCGACGCCGCCGACGGCGAGAGCTTCGACGGCAAGGTCGTGAGCATCGCGCCGGCCTCGGGCTCCGTGTTCAGCCTGCTGCCGCCGGACAACGCGACCGGCAACTTCACCAAGATCACGCAGCGCGTCCCCGTCCGCATCCAGCTGCCGGCCGGCGCGATCGAGAGCGGCGTCCTTCGTCCCGGCCTTTCGGTCACGGTCGAGGTCGACAGCCGCACCGGCGGCAGCGCCGGCTGA
- a CDS encoding DHA2 family efflux MFS transporter permease subunit gives MAGPASFEPPVMTPRRIVGFVAMCVGMFMAILDIQIVSSSLSEIQAGLSASSSEVSWVQTAYLIAEIVMIPLSGFLGRALSTRYLFAIAAGGFAITSIGCSTAGTITEMIIWRGLQGFIGGGMIPSVFAAAFTIFPKNRQAMVSAVVGLIATLAPTIGPTVGGYLTNLFSWHWLFLVNVLPGIAVTIGVLTCVDWDKPHLKLLEHFDYFGLATLAAFLGSLEYVLEEGATNDWFQDETIVLLSVVTVVAGIAFFWRVLTAKEPIVDIRAFNNRNFATGSLFSFMLGVGLYGLVYLYPVYLARVRGYDSLQIGETMFVTGIFMMITAPIAGNIAQRVDPRMMMAFGLSLFAVSCLELVPITKDWAFAELFIPQALRGVALMTSMLPVSILALGTLPPERIKNASGLFNLTRNLGGAVGLAVITTLLNDRWDLHIQRLHESVTWSREAAVERLTAMSRGLSALGSNAELGALQVLGQSVKREALVMAFSDVFLALALIFAAIVLLVPLASKPAPRGGAAAAEAAH, from the coding sequence ATGGCCGGACCAGCTTCCTTCGAGCCGCCCGTGATGACGCCCCGGCGCATCGTCGGCTTCGTCGCCATGTGCGTCGGCATGTTCATGGCGATCCTGGACATCCAGATCGTCTCGTCCTCGCTGTCCGAGATCCAGGCCGGCCTGTCGGCCAGCTCGTCCGAGGTCTCCTGGGTCCAGACGGCCTATCTGATCGCGGAGATCGTCATGATCCCGCTGTCGGGCTTCCTCGGCCGCGCGCTGTCGACGCGCTACCTCTTCGCCATCGCCGCCGGCGGCTTCGCCATCACCTCGATCGGCTGCTCGACCGCGGGCACGATCACCGAGATGATCATCTGGCGCGGCCTGCAGGGCTTCATCGGCGGCGGCATGATCCCGTCGGTGTTCGCGGCCGCCTTCACCATCTTCCCCAAGAACCGCCAGGCCATGGTTTCGGCGGTCGTCGGGCTGATCGCCACGCTGGCGCCGACCATCGGCCCGACCGTCGGCGGCTATCTCACCAACCTCTTCTCCTGGCACTGGCTGTTCCTCGTCAACGTCCTGCCGGGCATCGCCGTGACGATCGGCGTGCTCACCTGCGTCGACTGGGACAAGCCGCACCTGAAGCTTCTTGAGCATTTCGACTATTTCGGCCTCGCGACCCTCGCCGCGTTTCTCGGCAGCCTCGAATATGTCCTCGAGGAAGGCGCCACCAACGACTGGTTCCAGGACGAGACCATCGTCCTTCTCTCCGTCGTCACGGTCGTCGCCGGCATCGCCTTCTTCTGGCGCGTGCTGACGGCGAAGGAGCCGATCGTCGATATCCGCGCCTTCAACAACCGCAATTTCGCGACGGGCTCGCTGTTCTCCTTCATGCTCGGCGTCGGGCTCTACGGGCTCGTCTATCTCTATCCCGTCTATCTCGCCCGGGTGCGCGGCTACGATTCGCTCCAGATCGGCGAGACGATGTTCGTCACCGGCATCTTCATGATGATCACGGCGCCGATCGCAGGAAACATCGCGCAGCGGGTCGATCCGCGCATGATGATGGCGTTCGGCCTGTCGCTCTTCGCCGTCTCCTGCCTGGAACTGGTGCCGATCACCAAGGACTGGGCCTTCGCCGAACTGTTCATCCCGCAGGCGCTGCGCGGCGTCGCGCTGATGACCTCGATGCTGCCGGTCTCGATCCTGGCCCTCGGCACGCTGCCGCCCGAGCGCATCAAGAACGCGTCGGGCCTCTTCAACCTGACGCGCAATCTCGGCGGCGCCGTGGGGCTCGCGGTGATCACGACGCTGCTCAACGACCGCTGGGACCTGCATATCCAGCGGCTGCACGAATCGGTCACCTGGAGCCGCGAGGCGGCGGTGGAGCGGCTGACCGCGATGTCGCGCGGCCTCTCGGCGCTCGGCTCCAATGCCGAACTCGGCGCGCTGCAGGTTCTCGGTCAGTCGGTGAAGCGCGAGGCGCTGGTCATGGCCTTCTCGGACGTCTTCCTCGCCCTCGCCCTGATCTTTGCGGCCATCGTGCTCCTGGTGCCGCTGGCGAGCAAACCCGCCCCGCGCGGAGGCGCCGCCGCGGCCGAAGCGGCGCATTGA
- a CDS encoding MDR family MFS transporter: MDASVSARPEPAPLDHATVRTIIIGIMLAMFLAALDQTIVATALPTIGRDLGDLQNLSWVVTAYLLSSTAATPLYGKISDIHGRRATLMVAIAIFIIGSVACALAPTMLALIIARFVQGLGGGGLISLAQTITADAVSPKERSRYMGYFGVVFALSSISGPILGGVISQTVGWPAIFWINVPLGALALVMTYTALKKLPRHDRAHALDYSGALLLVVAAVLLLLALSWGGVVYPWDAPQIIGLFAGSVVAWVLFGWRMTAAAEPFLPIAVLADRVIATATLSGFFGIGTMVGLSIYLPLFFQSALGLSAAASGFALIPLSVGTVAGAQASGRVMAKTVHYKRAPLIGVAVSILAMIAMTLFAHSLPLIAIEALLVVVGAGLGTLFPVTVVAVQNAVAPHHMGTATATVNFMRALGSAILVATFGAIFLAGVGATGGASVESLIANAAASGRPLGGAFREVFGAATICIILAFLLLLAMEERPLRGGSAKPPVQLE, encoded by the coding sequence ATGGATGCATCCGTTTCCGCCCGCCCCGAGCCGGCGCCGCTCGACCACGCCACCGTTCGCACGATCATCATCGGCATCATGCTGGCGATGTTCCTCGCCGCGCTCGACCAGACCATCGTGGCGACCGCGCTGCCGACGATCGGCCGCGATCTCGGCGATCTCCAGAACCTCTCCTGGGTGGTGACGGCCTATCTCCTGTCGTCGACGGCGGCGACGCCGCTCTATGGCAAGATCAGCGACATTCACGGACGCCGCGCGACGCTGATGGTGGCGATCGCCATCTTCATCATCGGATCGGTCGCCTGCGCCCTCGCGCCGACCATGCTGGCGCTGATCATCGCGCGTTTCGTCCAGGGCCTCGGCGGCGGCGGGCTGATCTCGCTCGCGCAGACCATCACCGCCGACGCGGTCTCGCCCAAGGAGCGCTCGCGCTACATGGGCTATTTCGGCGTCGTCTTCGCGCTGTCGAGCATTTCGGGCCCGATCCTCGGCGGCGTGATCTCGCAGACGGTCGGCTGGCCGGCGATCTTCTGGATCAACGTGCCGCTCGGCGCGCTGGCGCTGGTCATGACCTACACGGCGCTGAAGAAGCTTCCCCGCCACGACCGCGCCCATGCGCTCGACTATTCCGGCGCGCTGCTCCTCGTCGTCGCCGCCGTGCTGCTGCTGCTCGCCCTGTCCTGGGGCGGTGTCGTCTATCCTTGGGATGCGCCGCAGATCATCGGCCTCTTCGCCGGGTCGGTCGTCGCCTGGGTGCTGTTCGGCTGGCGCATGACCGCGGCCGCGGAACCCTTCTTGCCGATCGCCGTGCTGGCGGACAGGGTGATCGCGACCGCGACGCTGTCCGGCTTCTTCGGCATCGGCACCATGGTCGGCCTTTCGATCTATCTGCCGCTCTTCTTCCAGTCGGCGCTCGGCCTGTCGGCCGCCGCCTCCGGCTTCGCGCTCATTCCCCTTTCGGTCGGCACCGTGGCGGGCGCGCAGGCCTCCGGCCGCGTGATGGCCAAGACGGTGCACTACAAGCGCGCGCCGCTGATCGGTGTCGCGGTCTCCATCCTGGCCATGATCGCGATGACGCTGTTCGCCCACAGCCTGCCGCTGATCGCGATCGAGGCGCTGCTGGTCGTGGTCGGCGCCGGACTCGGAACGCTGTTCCCGGTGACCGTCGTCGCCGTCCAGAATGCCGTCGCGCCGCATCACATGGGCACGGCCACGGCGACGGTGAACTTCATGCGCGCCCTCGGCAGCGCCATCCTCGTCGCGACCTTCGGGGCGATCTTCCTCGCCGGTGTCGGCGCGACCGGCGGCGCCTCGGTCGAATCGCTCATCGCCAATGCGGCGGCGAGCGGACGGCCGCTGGGCGGTGCCTTCCGCGAGGTGTTCGGCGCGGCGACCATCTGCATCATTCTCGCCTTCCTGCTGCTCCTCGCCATGGAGGAGCGGCCGCTGCGCGGCGGCAGCGCCAAGCCGCCGGTCCAGCTCGAATAG
- a CDS encoding metal/formaldehyde-sensitive transcriptional repressor, protein MAHLTDSSAKDPLLARVRRIAGQIAAVERAIAADAGCAKVLHQVAGIRGALDGLMDELIVDHLEEHVAKPGLSDAERAAGAAELIGVVRRHSR, encoded by the coding sequence ATGGCTCATCTCACCGACAGTTCCGCCAAGGATCCCCTCCTCGCCCGCGTCCGCCGCATTGCCGGCCAGATCGCCGCCGTCGAGCGCGCGATCGCCGCCGATGCCGGCTGCGCCAAGGTCCTCCACCAGGTCGCGGGCATCCGCGGCGCGCTGGACGGGCTGATGGACGAACTGATCGTCGATCATCTCGAGGAACATGTCGCGAAGCCGGGGCTTTCGGATGCCGAGCGCGCCGCCGGCGCGGCGGAGCTCATCGGCGTCGTCCGCCGTCACAGCCGCTGA
- the dmeF gene encoding CDF family Co(II)/Ni(II) efflux transporter DmeF, producing MTFDQEADALAHEHVFLGSDHDANARRTLIVVVITAVMMVAEIAAGLMFNSMALLADGFHMATHAGALGVAAAAYAYARRHARNRAFTFGTGKVGDLAGFASALVLAIIALGIGAESVLRLFQPGPVAFGEATVIAVIGLGVNLVSALLLSGGHGHRHGHAHADHDHDHGHDHDHDHDHDHADHGHAHERDNNLRSAFVHVMADALTSVLAIAALLAGRYFGLVWLDPAMGIVGAVVILMWSRSLIADTASVLLDRTDPGIEKDLRARLREFGDTRITDLHVWRVGPGAIAAIVGVVGRVDAAAIRRRLSGVAGLAHLTVEVHQPRQDQSISP from the coding sequence ATGACCTTCGACCAGGAAGCCGACGCCCTTGCGCACGAGCATGTCTTCCTCGGCAGCGACCACGACGCCAATGCACGGCGCACGCTGATCGTCGTCGTCATCACCGCCGTGATGATGGTCGCCGAGATCGCCGCCGGCCTGATGTTCAATTCGATGGCGCTGCTCGCGGACGGCTTCCACATGGCGACGCATGCCGGCGCGCTCGGCGTCGCCGCTGCCGCCTATGCGTATGCGCGGCGGCATGCCCGCAATCGCGCCTTCACCTTCGGCACCGGCAAGGTCGGCGATCTCGCCGGCTTCGCGTCGGCATTGGTGCTCGCGATCATCGCGCTCGGCATCGGCGCCGAATCCGTCCTGCGCCTCTTCCAGCCCGGCCCGGTGGCCTTCGGCGAGGCGACGGTGATCGCGGTCATCGGCCTCGGGGTCAATCTCGTGTCGGCTCTGCTTCTCTCCGGCGGCCACGGGCATCGCCACGGACATGCCCATGCGGACCACGACCACGACCACGGCCACGACCACGACCACGACCACGACCACGACCACGCGGACCACGGCCACGCCCATGAGCGCGACAACAATCTCCGCTCGGCCTTCGTGCATGTGATGGCCGACGCGCTGACCTCGGTGCTCGCCATCGCGGCGCTGCTGGCCGGGCGCTATTTCGGATTGGTCTGGCTCGATCCCGCGATGGGCATCGTCGGCGCCGTGGTCATCCTGATGTGGTCGCGTTCGCTGATCGCCGATACGGCGTCCGTGCTGCTCGACCGGACCGATCCCGGGATCGAGAAGGATCTGCGCGCCCGGCTGCGGGAGTTCGGCGATACGCGGATCACCGATCTCCATGTCTGGCGCGTCGGGCCGGGGGCCATAGCGGCCATCGTCGGCGTCGTCGGCCGCGTGGATGCGGCGGCGATCCGCCGCCGTCTCTCCGGTGTCGCGGGGCTGGCGCATCTCACGGTCGAGGTGCACCAGCCGCGGCAGGATCAGTCGATCAGCCCGTAG
- the aceB gene encoding malate synthase A translates to MSANADRLVVTGPSAPRFDEILTPEALAFVAELHGLFDADRRALLEFRAERQVFFDNGGLPDFLPETAAIRAGDWKVAPIPADLLDRRVEITGPVDRKMIVNALNSGAKVFMADFEDASSPVWANMVEGQLNLKDRWAGRIDFTDAKTGKAYKLGDKPAVLVIRPRGWHLPERHITFDGQPASGSLVDFGLYVFHNAKAALAQGSGPYFYLPKLESHLEARLWDQVFTAAEEWLGLAHGTIKATVLIETLPAAFEMDEILYELKDHIVGLNCGRWDYIFSFIKTLRNNKAYLMPDRGQVVMGKAFLKAYSELLIKTCHRRGAFAMGGMAAQIPIKNNPAANEAAFAKVRADKEREAGAGHDGTWVAHPDLVPVAMEVFNRLMPAPNQLGRLREEVSYGQADMLEIHEGTRTEEGLRHNIRVGVQYIEAWLRGRGAVPIYNLMEDAATAEISRAQIWQQLHFEAELEGGVKVTEALFRRCLAEEMEVVKGEIGPDNYAAGRFPEAIALFDKLSTAPTFEAFLTVPAYGLID, encoded by the coding sequence ATGTCCGCAAATGCCGACCGTCTCGTCGTAACCGGCCCGTCCGCCCCGCGCTTCGACGAGATCCTGACGCCGGAGGCGCTGGCCTTCGTGGCCGAGCTGCACGGGCTCTTCGACGCCGACCGGCGCGCGCTGCTGGAGTTCCGCGCCGAGCGGCAGGTGTTCTTCGACAATGGCGGCCTGCCGGACTTCCTGCCCGAGACGGCGGCCATACGCGCCGGCGACTGGAAGGTCGCGCCGATCCCGGCCGATCTCCTCGACCGCCGCGTCGAGATCACCGGCCCGGTCGACCGCAAGATGATCGTCAACGCCCTCAATTCGGGCGCCAAGGTCTTCATGGCCGATTTCGAGGATGCTTCCTCGCCGGTCTGGGCCAACATGGTCGAAGGCCAGCTCAACCTGAAGGATCGCTGGGCCGGCAGGATCGACTTCACCGACGCGAAGACCGGCAAGGCCTACAAGCTCGGCGACAAGCCGGCGGTCCTCGTCATCCGCCCGCGCGGCTGGCACCTGCCCGAGCGCCACATCACCTTCGACGGCCAGCCCGCCTCGGGCTCGCTGGTCGATTTCGGCCTCTATGTCTTCCACAATGCCAAGGCCGCGCTGGCGCAGGGCTCCGGACCCTATTTCTACCTGCCGAAGCTGGAGAGCCATCTGGAAGCCCGTCTCTGGGACCAGGTGTTCACCGCCGCCGAGGAATGGCTCGGCCTCGCGCATGGCACCATCAAGGCGACCGTCCTCATCGAGACGCTGCCGGCGGCCTTCGAGATGGACGAGATCCTCTACGAACTGAAGGACCATATCGTCGGCCTCAATTGCGGCCGCTGGGACTACATCTTCTCGTTCATCAAGACGCTGCGGAACAACAAGGCCTATCTGATGCCCGACCGCGGTCAGGTCGTCATGGGCAAGGCTTTCCTCAAGGCCTATTCGGAACTGCTGATCAAGACCTGTCACCGCCGCGGCGCCTTCGCCATGGGCGGCATGGCGGCGCAGATCCCGATCAAGAACAACCCCGCCGCCAACGAGGCGGCCTTCGCCAAGGTCCGCGCCGACAAGGAGCGCGAGGCCGGCGCCGGCCATGACGGCACCTGGGTCGCGCATCCCGATCTCGTGCCGGTGGCGATGGAGGTCTTCAACCGCCTGATGCCCGCGCCGAACCAGCTCGGACGGCTTCGCGAGGAAGTTTCCTACGGCCAGGCGGACATGCTCGAGATCCACGAGGGCACCCGCACGGAAGAGGGGCTGCGCCACAACATCCGCGTCGGCGTCCAGTATATCGAGGCGTGGCTGCGTGGCCGCGGCGCCGTGCCGATCTACAACCTGATGGAAGACGCCGCGACGGCCGAGATCAGCCGCGCGCAGATCTGGCAGCAGCTGCATTTCGAGGCCGAGCTCGAGGGGGGCGTCAAGGTGACGGAGGCGCTGTTCCGCCGCTGCCTCGCCGAGGAGATGGAGGTGGTCAAGGGCGAGATCGGGCCGGACAACTATGCCGCCGGCCGCTTCCCCGAAGCCATCGCGCTGTTCGACAAGCTCTCGACCGCGCCGACCTTCGAGGCCTTCCTGACCGTCCCGGCCTACGGGCTGATCGACTGA
- the thiE gene encoding thiamine phosphate synthase translates to MGFDPSLYLVTDPRLGAPRPLIETVAAAVAGGVTLVQLRDPDAPTRHLVETARALVALLRPRGVPLIVNDRVDVALAADADGVHVGQSDMHPADARTLIGPDRILGLSITDASEMRPGDLAPVDYLGVGPIYLQATKPDAAPPIGPEGLAAIRAVTRLPIVAIGGVGPANAEQLIRAGADGLSVVSALMAAPDPAEAARTLAAAITRGRA, encoded by the coding sequence ATGGGCTTCGACCCCTCGCTCTATCTCGTCACCGACCCGCGCCTCGGCGCGCCGCGACCGCTGATCGAGACGGTGGCGGCGGCCGTCGCGGGCGGCGTGACGCTGGTGCAGCTGCGCGATCCCGACGCGCCGACGCGGCACCTCGTCGAGACCGCACGTGCCCTCGTCGCGCTGCTCCGGCCGCGCGGCGTGCCTCTCATCGTCAACGACCGCGTCGATGTCGCGCTCGCCGCCGATGCCGACGGCGTGCATGTCGGCCAGTCCGACATGCATCCGGCCGACGCCCGTACGCTGATCGGGCCGGACCGCATCCTCGGCCTTTCGATCACCGATGCGTCCGAGATGCGGCCCGGCGATCTCGCCCCCGTCGATTATCTCGGTGTCGGGCCGATCTATCTCCAGGCGACCAAGCCCGATGCCGCGCCGCCGATCGGCCCCGAGGGCCTCGCGGCGATCCGCGCCGTGACACGCCTGCCGATCGTCGCGATCGGCGGGGTCGGGCCGGCCAATGCGGAACAGCTCATCCGCGCCGGCGCCGACGGTCTTTCCGTCGTCTCCGCCCTGATGGCTGCGCCCGATCCGGCCGAGGCGGCACGCACGCTGGCGGCGGCGATCACCCGCGGTCGCGCCTGA
- the thiM gene encoding hydroxyethylthiazole kinase, translating to MSTTATNDNLTITAAGAALDDLRAARPLVQNITNYVAMTISANVLLALGASPAMVHAPEEAADFAAISSSLVVNIGTLSESWVDGMRRAVLRMNEDGKPWVLDPVGCGATPYRTAVAVELSRLRPAIIRGNASEIMSLAGASGAGGKGVDSTTSSDAAIAAAQALARETGAVVAVTGETDYVTDGAIVVAITGGHALMPLSTALGCALSATVAAFAAIRPPMEAAVSALAVYGAAGALGAENLAGPGLLPAALCDMLYGLDAESVAAFAGVQVMETV from the coding sequence ATGTCGACCACAGCCACCAACGACAACCTGACCATCACCGCCGCCGGCGCGGCGCTCGACGATCTGCGCGCCGCCCGCCCGCTCGTCCAGAACATCACCAATTATGTGGCCATGACCATCTCGGCCAATGTGCTGCTCGCGCTCGGCGCCTCGCCCGCGATGGTGCATGCGCCCGAGGAAGCCGCTGATTTCGCTGCGATCTCGTCCTCCCTCGTCGTGAATATCGGCACGCTGTCGGAGAGCTGGGTCGACGGCATGCGCCGCGCCGTTCTGCGCATGAACGAGGACGGCAAGCCCTGGGTGCTCGACCCGGTCGGCTGCGGTGCCACGCCTTACCGGACGGCCGTCGCGGTCGAGCTGTCGCGGCTCCGGCCCGCCATCATCCGCGGCAATGCCTCGGAGATCATGAGCCTCGCCGGTGCCTCGGGCGCGGGCGGCAAGGGCGTCGATTCCACGACGAGTTCGGACGCGGCCATCGCGGCGGCGCAGGCGCTGGCGCGCGAGACGGGCGCCGTCGTCGCCGTGACGGGCGAGACGGACTATGTGACGGACGGCGCGATCGTCGTCGCGATCACCGGCGGCCATGCGCTGATGCCGCTTTCGACCGCGCTCGGCTGCGCGCTTTCCGCCACAGTTGCCGCTTTTGCCGCCATTCGCCCGCCGATGGAGGCGGCCGTATCGGCGCTCGCGGTCTATGGGGCGGCCGGTGCGCTCGGCGCCGAGAACCTCGCCGGACCCGGCCTCTTGCCGGCGGCGCTCTGCGACATGCTCTACGGCCTCGATGCCGAGAGCGTCGCGGCCTTCGCGGGCGTCCAGGTGATGGAGACGGTCTGA
- a CDS encoding transglutaminase-like domain-containing protein, producing the protein MRLKLGTELSYTFEAPTPMIVMLNVHPDEAQSLEFPDTLATNPIVSVRQYRDAFGNLCCRLIAPPGPFTLTTQTVIWDDGLPDPVDRSAVQHAVEDLPDEVLAFLLPSRYCESDKLADEAWRLFSHTAPGWDRVQAVCDYVNGRIKFDYQQASPFRSAADVHAGGIGVCRDFAHLAIAFCRALNIPTRYCFGYISDVGEPPPYPPMDLAAWMEVYLGGRWHAFDPRNNKRRIGRVLIARGRDAADVPLTHTFGPNILTSFRVTTEELQAAAA; encoded by the coding sequence ATGCGCCTCAAGCTCGGCACTGAGCTCAGCTACACGTTCGAAGCCCCGACGCCGATGATCGTGATGCTCAATGTGCATCCCGACGAAGCCCAGTCTCTCGAATTTCCCGATACGCTCGCGACCAACCCGATCGTTTCGGTCAGGCAGTATCGTGATGCGTTTGGCAATCTCTGCTGTCGGCTGATCGCGCCGCCCGGTCCGTTCACGCTCACCACACAGACGGTGATCTGGGACGACGGCCTGCCCGATCCCGTCGATCGCAGCGCGGTGCAGCATGCCGTCGAGGACCTCCCCGACGAGGTGCTCGCTTTCCTGCTGCCCAGTCGCTACTGCGAATCCGACAAGCTCGCCGACGAGGCCTGGCGGCTCTTCAGCCATACGGCTCCGGGCTGGGACCGTGTCCAGGCCGTCTGCGACTATGTGAACGGCCGTATCAAGTTCGACTACCAGCAGGCGAGCCCGTTCCGCAGCGCGGCCGACGTGCATGCCGGCGGCATCGGCGTCTGTCGCGATTTCGCCCATCTCGCCATCGCCTTCTGCCGCGCGCTCAATATCCCGACGCGCTACTGCTTCGGATACATCTCGGATGTCGGCGAGCCGCCGCCCTATCCGCCGATGGATCTGGCCGCATGGATGGAGGTTTATCTCGGCGGCCGCTGGCATGCCTTCGACCCCCGCAACAACAAGCGCCGCATCGGCCGCGTGCTGATCGCGCGGGGGCGGGACGCTGCCGACGTGCCGCTCACGCACACCTTCGGTCCCAACATCCTGACGAGCTTCCGCGTCACGACCGAGGAGTTGCAGGCCGCCGCGGCCTGA
- a CDS encoding copper chaperone PCu(A)C, whose product MTLQAFRKQSASSRLFRSFTGIEQRIAIATLAIGLLFVGVDAARAHEFKIGAIEIEHPWSRATPPGAKVGGGYLVIANDGDSDDTLVAATLESAGRTEIHQMSVDNGVMKMRPVEGGIAVPAHGKAELAPNGFHLMFMDLKQPLKQGEKVKGTLTFAKAGTVDVVFEIDAIGAMPKHEHHGDGDMPGMKMEN is encoded by the coding sequence ATGACCCTCCAGGCTTTCCGCAAGCAATCGGCTTCCTCCCGTCTTTTCCGTTCCTTCACCGGCATCGAGCAGCGCATCGCGATCGCGACGCTGGCGATCGGCCTTCTCTTCGTCGGTGTCGACGCCGCACGGGCGCACGAGTTCAAGATCGGCGCGATCGAGATCGAGCATCCCTGGTCGCGGGCGACCCCGCCCGGCGCCAAGGTGGGCGGCGGCTATCTCGTCATCGCCAATGACGGCGACAGCGACGACACGTTGGTGGCCGCGACGCTGGAAAGCGCCGGCCGCACCGAGATCCACCAGATGAGCGTCGACAACGGCGTCATGAAGATGCGCCCGGTCGAGGGCGGCATCGCCGTTCCCGCGCATGGCAAGGCCGAACTCGCGCCGAACGGCTTCCATCTCATGTTCATGGATCTGAAGCAGCCGCTGAAGCAGGGCGAGAAGGTCAAGGGCACGCTGACCTTCGCCAAGGCCGGCACCGTCGACGTCGTGTTCGAGATCGACGCCATCGGCGCGATGCCGAAGCACGAGCATCACGGCGACGGCGACATGCCCGGCATGAAGATGGAGAATTGA